From Desulfobulbaceae bacterium, a single genomic window includes:
- a CDS encoding SurA N-terminal domain-containing protein: MRIFEKRFLASSFIVCLVAGLCFSGNPRGGTAFASEDDVDYSMGHDGADQVTVARVNGVEIKMSALLKRMRNLATKRAGSQEITPLVAQKLQKEALDTLITEELAYLKAFSVIGVMPPSVIDTAVESLRENYGGAKAFEDYLAREGVSLEEYRVQVERNLVVRNFIRVEFGDTVTVSQEEIDAAYPAYPGEENQYLAQLEKIQVSELRLFLDPESEASLNTAKEFREKIVNSYEGDLTKIPNDGTFFIKENVALNKSVDKALYDAGKKLADAKKTNGLSEPVVSGGVVKIIQLTGYMAEVIKSADAVRYEIKKSKQQKLVNKWVAGLKDGADIEIFDLTQ; encoded by the coding sequence ATGCGTATATTTGAAAAAAGGTTTTTAGCTTCATCCTTCATTGTTTGCTTGGTGGCAGGGTTGTGTTTTTCTGGGAATCCCAGGGGCGGTACGGCCTTTGCCTCCGAAGATGACGTTGATTATTCCATGGGGCACGACGGGGCTGATCAGGTTACTGTTGCTCGAGTCAATGGTGTTGAGATAAAAATGAGCGCCCTTCTGAAAAGAATGAGGAATCTGGCCACCAAAAGGGCGGGAAGCCAAGAGATTACTCCACTTGTGGCCCAGAAACTTCAAAAGGAAGCTCTAGACACATTGATAACTGAAGAGCTGGCCTACCTGAAGGCCTTCAGCGTAATTGGTGTAATGCCGCCTTCGGTGATCGACACTGCAGTGGAGAGCCTGAGAGAGAATTATGGCGGCGCCAAAGCCTTTGAAGACTATCTTGCCCGAGAAGGGGTGAGCCTTGAGGAGTATCGTGTTCAGGTTGAACGGAACCTGGTGGTTCGCAATTTTATCAGGGTAGAGTTCGGTGATACCGTGACGGTCAGTCAGGAGGAAATTGATGCCGCCTATCCTGCCTATCCGGGCGAAGAGAACCAGTATCTGGCCCAACTGGAAAAAATACAGGTTTCAGAGCTCAGGCTGTTCCTTGACCCTGAGAGCGAAGCCTCATTAAATACAGCAAAAGAGTTTCGAGAAAAGATCGTTAACAGTTATGAAGGTGACCTTACCAAAATTCCCAATGATGGAACCTTTTTCATTAAAGAAAATGTGGCGCTTAATAAGAGTGTGGATAAGGCGCTTTATGATGCAGGTAAAAAACTTGCTGATGCTAAAAAAACAAATGGATTGTCTGAACCCGTGGTCTCTGGTGGAGTAGTGAAAATTATTCAGCTGACTGGGTATATGGCTGAAGTGATAAAAAGTGCGGATGCTGTGCGCTATGAGATTAAGAAGTCGAAACAGCAAAAATTAGTCAATAAATGGGTTGCTGGGCTTAAAGATGGAGCCGACATCGAAATATTTGATTTGACACAATGA
- a CDS encoding 6-bladed beta-propeller, which yields MNLARFNLFVSLLSLLALCSCAPTQWDMQINRHNGMVWPPPPNPVKAEYLGELTSFVPVGKSVASILFGAEEQGRIQKPVAVAVGADGRIAIADGQLQGVHFFIPHKKKYLLLNLASKTSLVSPVGVAFDDDLTLYVTDSVLAKIFVFDLDGKYVDEIAVAGNDALQRPTGITFHEPRKLLYVADTLANKIYFFGEKREFLGSFGKRGEKNAEFNFPTHLSTDTEGRILVNDTMNFRLQVFSVPDRFVTLFGHHGDGSGDFAMPKGVAADRWGVFYVAEPLFDCLQVFNIHGDYLMSIGNKGTGLGEFWMPSGIFIDRQDKLYVCDTYNKRVQIFQLYDLSSGGL from the coding sequence ATGAACCTCGCTCGTTTTAATCTGTTCGTATCTCTTTTGTCATTATTGGCATTATGTTCCTGTGCCCCTACCCAGTGGGACATGCAGATTAACCGCCATAATGGTATGGTCTGGCCGCCGCCGCCCAATCCGGTAAAGGCTGAATATCTTGGTGAGTTGACATCGTTTGTTCCGGTGGGAAAATCAGTGGCATCAATTCTTTTTGGAGCTGAAGAGCAAGGACGTATTCAAAAGCCGGTTGCGGTTGCGGTTGGGGCTGATGGCCGGATTGCTATTGCGGATGGGCAGCTTCAGGGTGTGCATTTTTTTATACCGCATAAGAAAAAATATCTCCTGTTGAATCTGGCATCAAAAACTTCACTTGTCTCACCGGTCGGGGTGGCTTTTGATGATGATTTAACTCTCTATGTTACTGACTCTGTTCTTGCAAAGATTTTTGTCTTTGACCTGGACGGGAAATATGTCGACGAAATTGCTGTTGCAGGTAACGACGCTTTGCAGCGGCCAACGGGAATCACTTTCCATGAACCCAGAAAACTCCTTTATGTGGCGGATACCCTTGCCAATAAAATTTATTTTTTTGGTGAGAAACGTGAATTTTTAGGAAGTTTTGGCAAACGTGGAGAGAAGAATGCCGAGTTTAATTTCCCAACTCATTTGTCCACTGATACTGAAGGGCGCATATTAGTAAACGATACTATGAATTTTAGGCTACAGGTTTTTTCTGTTCCAGATAGGTTTGTTACTCTGTTTGGTCATCATGGCGACGGGTCGGGAGATTTTGCAATGCCGAAAGGCGTTGCCGCCGACAGATGGGGTGTATTTTATGTTGCCGAGCCTCTTTTTGACTGTCTTCAGGTATTTAATATTCATGGGGACTATTTGATGAGCATTGGCAATAAAGGCACGGGGCTGGGTGAGTTCTGGATGCCGTCAGGGATATTTATTGATCGTCAGGATAAACTCTATGTCTGTGATACTTACAATAAAAGAGTGCAGATATTTCAATTATATGACCTATCTTCAGGAGGCCTTTAA